The genomic DNA ACGCGATGCGCGAGTCGGGATTGGGCACGCCCGCCACCCGCGCCGCCATCATCGAGACGCTCCTGGACCGGGGCTACCTGGTGCGCAACGGCAAGTCCTTCGAGGCGACGGAGAAGGGCATCGGCCTCATCCGCGTGGTCCATCCGGACGTGAAGAGTCCCGTCATGACGGGCAAATGGGAGGAGTGGTTGCAGCGCATCGAGCGGGGCAGTGGCGACCTCGACTCCTTCCTGCGCGGCATCGAGGCCTATGTCATCGAGGTGGTGGGCAAGGTGCCCGCCTCGTTGTCCCTGCCGCCAGGGGCCATGGCCTCCTCCGCGTCCAGGCGCTCCCGGACTCCGGGGGAGACACCCGCCGTGGCCTCGTCCCGGCAGGCCTCGCTCGCCCTGCCGGAGCAGCCCCGTCCCGAGCGCACCACCCGCACGCCCACGCCTCCCTCCGAGCTGCGTGGACTGCTCCAGTCCGTGTTCGGCTTCCCGGACTTCCGCCCATATCAGGAGGCCGTGTGCCGCACGGCCACCGAGGGCAAGGATCTCCTGCTGGTGATGCCCACGGGCGCCGGCAAGTCGCTGTGCTACCAGCTCCCGGGTCTGGCGCGCGCCGGGACCACGCTGGTCATCAGCCCGCTCATCGCGCTCATGGAGGACCAGGTGGCGCGGCTGCAATCCCTGGGACTCGCGGCCGAGCGCATCCACTCGGGCCGGGGCCGCCCCGCGTCGCGCCAGGCGTGCGCGGACTACCTGGAGGGCAAGCTCGACTTCCTCTTCATCGCGCCCGAGCGGCTCGGCGTCCCGGGCTTCGTGGAGCTGCTGGCCCGGCGCACGCCCGCGCTCGTGGCGGTGGACGAGGCGCACTGCATCTCCCAGTGGGGGCATGACTTCCGTCCGGATTACCGGCTGCTGGGGGCCCGCCTGCCCATGCTTCGCCCCGCGCCCATCATCGCGCTCACCGCCACGGCCACCCCGGACGTGCAACGCGACATCGTCCAGCAACTGGGGCTCGAGGGAGCGCGCGGCGCCACCGCCCGCACCTTCATCCACGGCTTCCGGCGCACCAACATCGCCATCGAGGTGCGCGAGCTCAACCCGGGCCAGCGCGCCGAGGCCATCCGCGACCTGCTCGCCGAGCCCTCGCACCGGCCCGCCATTGTCTACGCCGCCACGCGCAAGCACGCCGAGCAATACACGGACACGCTCGCCGCGGACTTCCGCACGGGCACCTACCACGCCGGCCTGGGCGCCACGGAGCGCGACGCGGTGCAGGCGGCCTTCCTCGGCGGCAAGCTGGACGTCATCGTGGCGACGACCGCCTTCGGCATGGGCATCGACAAGGCGGACGTGCGCACCGTGGTGCATGCCGCGCTGCCCGCGAGCGTGGAGGGCTACTACCAGGAGCTGGGCCGCGCGGGCCGGGATGGCAAGCCCTCGCGCGCGGTGCTGCTGCACGGCTTCATCGACCGGCGCACCCATGAGTTCTTCCACCAGCGCGACTACCCCGAGCCGTCCGTGCTCGAGCGGCTCCAGCGCGCCGTGCGCGAGGACTTCGAGCCCAAGGAAGCGCTCGCGGCCCGGGTGCGCATGGCCTCCGACGTCTTCGACAAGGCGCTCGAGCAGCTGTGGATCCACGGCGGCGTGGAGATGTCCCCGGAGGAGTCCGTGCGCCTGGGCAAGCCGGGCTGGAAGGCGTCGTACTCCGCGCAGCGCGAGCACAAGCAGGCCCAGCTCGAGCACATGGCCCGCTACGCCGAGGCGCATGGGTGCCGGATGAAGCACCTGGTGTCGCACTTCGGAGATGTGCAGGACTCGGGCGCCGCGTGTGGCCTGTGCGACGTGTGCGCCCCCGAGTCCTGCGCCACCCTGCGCTTCGGCGAGCCTTCCGCCGCCGAGGCCCAGGCGCTCACCCGCGTCCTCGGCGCGCTCCACGAGCGCGATGCCCAGGCCACCGGCCGGCTCCACCGCGAGCTGTTCGGCGAGGCGCTCGCCCGCCGCGACTTCGAGCGGCTGCTCGGGGGACTCGTGCGCGCCGGGCTCGCGCATCTGTCCGAGGACACCTTCGAGAAGGATGGCCAGCGCATCGCCTTCCAGCGCGTGGCGCTCACCCCCGAGGGCCGCCGCACGCGGACGCTCGCCCCGGGGCTCGTGCAACTGCCCCTGGCCGCCAAGGAGTCCAAGAAGGGCAAGTCCACCCGGGGCGTACGCCGCGCGCCTCGCCGCAAGAAGGCCGCCGCCGGTAAGGGCCGCGAGCGCGTGGCCGCCGGGCGCTCCGAGCCCCAGGTCGAATACGAGGAACAAGCCGCGCCCTCGCGGGGGCGCGAGGCCCTGACGCGGGCCCTGGATCGCTCCCGGCGCAGTGGCGCGACGTGGGGGGTGAGCACGGCGGGGGGGGGCACGGCTCCGCCCCAGCTCGTGGAGGCCTTGAAGGCCTGGCGGCTCACCGAGGCCCGCCGCCGGCGCGTGCCCGCCTTCCGCATCCTCACGGACCGC from Melittangium boletus DSM 14713 includes the following:
- a CDS encoding DNA topoisomerase 3; its protein translation is MGDGVRGVLAVVAEKPSMARDIARAVGAREQGDGFFRGNGYVVTWAIGHLVGLAQPHEMRPEWKRWQRELLPMLPADWPLVVEEKTASQFQVVRRVMNAPEVDGVVCATDAGREGELIFRYIYEAAGCRKPVRRLWVSSLTEAAILAGFRALKPGRDYEPLADAARGRSRADWLVGMNLSRLYTLAGGGDMLSVGRVQTPTLAMVVERELAIRDFVPQDYLEIVATFGPAGPQGPQGLYQGTWFRPMLPGQEKDWDAREARRLNADGEEARTVVARVEKGRAAVESVTSETKKMAPPLLYDLTELQRHANRLYGYSAQRTLELAQALYEKHKLLSYPRTSSRHLSQQISQTLPDVVAAIRAPYEALLAPGTGSRPLGRRFVDDAKVTDHHAIIPTTTSPESARLSVDERRVYELVCRRLLAAWHEDFVWSVTTVITAVTSPDAVDRFHSTGTMVEREGWKVLDVGGGQKAPRTQTGKAKKEGEAEAEAPEDEQDLPPGLVKGLARAVREVKPVTKRTRPPPRLTDASLLTAMESAGRLLDDKELADAMRESGLGTPATRAAIIETLLDRGYLVRNGKSFEATEKGIGLIRVVHPDVKSPVMTGKWEEWLQRIERGSGDLDSFLRGIEAYVIEVVGKVPASLSLPPGAMASSASRRSRTPGETPAVASSRQASLALPEQPRPERTTRTPTPPSELRGLLQSVFGFPDFRPYQEAVCRTATEGKDLLLVMPTGAGKSLCYQLPGLARAGTTLVISPLIALMEDQVARLQSLGLAAERIHSGRGRPASRQACADYLEGKLDFLFIAPERLGVPGFVELLARRTPALVAVDEAHCISQWGHDFRPDYRLLGARLPMLRPAPIIALTATATPDVQRDIVQQLGLEGARGATARTFIHGFRRTNIAIEVRELNPGQRAEAIRDLLAEPSHRPAIVYAATRKHAEQYTDTLAADFRTGTYHAGLGATERDAVQAAFLGGKLDVIVATTAFGMGIDKADVRTVVHAALPASVEGYYQELGRAGRDGKPSRAVLLHGFIDRRTHEFFHQRDYPEPSVLERLQRAVREDFEPKEALAARVRMASDVFDKALEQLWIHGGVEMSPEESVRLGKPGWKASYSAQREHKQAQLEHMARYAEAHGCRMKHLVSHFGDVQDSGAACGLCDVCAPESCATLRFGEPSAAEAQALTRVLGALHERDAQATGRLHRELFGEALARRDFERLLGGLVRAGLAHLSEDTFEKDGQRIAFQRVALTPEGRRTRTLAPGLVQLPLAAKESKKGKSTRGVRRAPRRKKAAAGKGRERVAAGRSEPQVEYEEQAAPSRGREALTRALDRSRRSGATWGVSTAGGGTAPPQLVEALKAWRLTEARRRRVPAFRILTDRVLGAIASARPRDGAALQRIHGVGPTLTERYGETLLTIVSRIPV